GGTGTGCAGCAGGACGCCGACGCCGGCCTGGTCCAGCTTGGTGACGAGGCCGAGGTCGAGCAGGACCGCCTGCGGCCGGGTCACCAGCACGTCGCCGAGCGACTTCTGGAACGCCGGGGCGGTCCGCGCGGTCACCGGGCCGGCGACGCCGGCCATGGTGAGGTCGCCGTACGTCGTGGTCGACAGCTCCAGCGGCACGGGCACCTCCCAGGGGGCACGGGGTCGGGGTTCGCGCTCCCGTCCGTTCTGCCCGATTCCGCGCCCGGTGGCACCTGTCCCACGAAAGCCTCACCTGGCGGCAACGTAGGCTCGCCCGCATGGCGCGACGGGTCCGGCTGGCACCGACCGCGGCGGAGCTGGCGGCCGGGTTCGCGGCGATCCGGGCCGAGCTGGGGCTGCCGGCGGCGTTCCCGCCCGACGCGGTGCCGGCCGCGCCGCGGGCGGCGTACGCCGACGCGAC
This DNA window, taken from Mycobacteriales bacterium, encodes the following:
- a CDS encoding STAS domain-containing protein, whose translation is MPLELSTTTYGDLTMAGVAGPVTARTAPAFQKSLGDVLVTRPQAVLLDLGLVTKLDQAGVGVLLHTATRCRLQGCALALCRVPDHVREILVAERVNLPMYDTLADATETLLYAAAWR